Proteins encoded by one window of Capra hircus breed San Clemente chromosome 8, ASM170441v1, whole genome shotgun sequence:
- the ANP32B gene encoding acidic leucine-rich nuclear phosphoprotein 32 family member B isoform X2, whose translation MDMKRRIHLELRNRTPAAVRELVLDNCKSNDGKIEGLTAEFVNLEFLSLINVGLISVSNLPKLPKLKKLELSDNRICGGLDMLAEKLPNLTHLNLSGNKLKDISTLEPLKKLECLKSLDLFNCEVTNLNDYRESVFKLLPQLTYLDGYDREDREAPDSDAEVDGVDEEEDDEEGEDEDKEEDEDGEEEEFDDEEDDDEDEDVEGEEDEDEVSGEEEEFGHDGEVDEDDEDEDEDEDEDEEEEESGKGEKRKRETDDEGEDD comes from the exons GTTCGAGAACTTGTCCTGGACAATTGCAAATCAAAtgatgggaaaattgagggctTAACAGCTGAATTTGTGAACTTAGAGTTCCTCAGTTTAATAAATGTAGGCTTGATTTCAGTTTCAAATCTTCCCAAACTACCTAAATTGAAAAAG CTTGAGCTCAGTGACAATAGAATCTGTGGAGGTCTGGATATGTTAGCAGAAAAACTTCCAAATCTTACACATCTAAACTTAAGTGGAAATAAACTGAAAGATATCAGCACCCTGGAACCTTTG AAAAAGTTGGAATGTCTAAAGAGCCTGGATCTGTTTAACTGTGAGGTTACTAACCTGAATGACTACCGAGAGAGTGTCTTCAAGCTCCTGCCCCAGCTGACCTATCTGGATGGCTATGACCGAGAGGATCGTGAAGCCCCAGATTCAGATGCCGAGGTGGATGGTGTGGATGAAGAAGAGGATGATGAAG AAGGAGAAGATGAGGATAAGGAGGAGGATGAAGATGGTGAGGAAGAAGAGTTTGATGATGAAGAGGATGATGATGAAGACGAAGATGTAGAAGGGGAGGAGGATGAAGATGAAGTCAGTGGGGAG GAAGAAGAATTTGGACATGATGGAGAAGTTGATGAAGATGATGAAGATGAGGATGAGGACGAAGATGAAGATGAAG aagaggaagaaagcgGGAAAggtgaaaagaggaagagagaaacagatgATGAAGGAGAAGATGATTAA